A part of Helicoverpa zea isolate HzStark_Cry1AcR chromosome 17, ilHelZeax1.1, whole genome shotgun sequence genomic DNA contains:
- the LOC124638474 gene encoding sodium/potassium/calcium exchanger Nckx30C-like encodes MGGALLLALLAAARASEPNATELSPSPPPEEEKTPLFPIDLFTEEQRRSGAVLLHVIGMGYMFVALAIVCDEFFVPALDVIIERLAIRDDVAGATFMAAGGSAPELFTSIIGVFVSFDDVGIGTIVGSAVFNILFVIGACALFSRTTLTLTWWPLFRDCSFYSVSLLVLIYCFRDSHIYWQEALVLFSLYGAYVMFMRWNQPVERALKKLIYKNKVTRVRSTDQLMPTHQTAAQTLG; translated from the exons ATGGGTGGCGCGCTGCTGCTAGCGctgctggcggcggcgcgggccaGCGAGCCTAATGCCACCGAACTCAGCCCCTCGCCGCCACCAGAAGAGGAGAAGACCCCGCTGTTCCCCATCGACCTGTTCACGGAGGAGCAGCGGCGGTCGGGCGCCGTGCTGCTGCACGTCATCGGCATGGGCTACATGTTCGTCGCGCTGGCAATCGTGTGCGACGAGTTCTTCGTGCCGGCGCTGGACGTCATCATCGAGCGGCTGGCCATCCGGGACGACGTGGCCGGCGCCACCTTCATGGCGGCGGGGGGGTCGGCGCCGGAGCTCTTCACCTCCATCATCGGCGTGTTCGTGTCGTTCGACGACGTGGGCATCGGGACGATCGTGGGCTCGGCCGTCTTCAACATATTGTTCGTGATCGGTGCGTGCGCGCTCTTCTCCAGAACGACTTTGACATTAACGTGGTGGCCCCTGTTCCGCGATTGCTCCTTTTACTCGGTCAGCCTCCTGGTGTTGATATACTGTTTCCGGGACAGCCATATCTACTGGCAGGAGGCGCTGGTGCTGTTCTCGCTGTACGGCGCGTACGTGATGTTCATGCGGTGGAACCAGCCCGTGGAGCGCGCGCTCAAGAAGCTCATTTACAAGAACAAGGTGACGCGCGTGCGGAGCACCGACCAGCTGATGCCCACG CACCAGACAGCTGCCCAAACTTTG GGGTAG